The following proteins are encoded in a genomic region of Trueperaceae bacterium:
- a CDS encoding aldo/keto reductase has translation MAAIGRPGYITINHGIDVEDPSFDAMEQRALLLLDRAYKGGVRYFDVARSYGRAEDFLATWISRNPRASDEITIGSKWGYTYTADWQITAAVHEQKDLSLAQLQRQWNETKTLLGSNLDLYQIHSATLMSGVLGDVTVREMLFDLRNENGVAIGLSLTGPDQVSTLEYALSIEVGGEPLFDTVQATWNILESSVGNVLAEAHKSGVVVIVKEALANGRLTGRGSKHLPHESLETLRRAAVTTNTTISKLALAVVLAQPWVDVVLLGAITVDQLEDNLGATEIVLDDFTLNDLRSIAEQAEVYWDKRSKLPWT, from the coding sequence GGATTGATGTGGAAGATCCTAGTTTCGACGCTATGGAGCAGCGTGCACTCCTTTTGCTCGATAGAGCTTATAAAGGGGGCGTTAGATATTTTGATGTAGCCCGCTCGTACGGGAGGGCTGAAGATTTCCTAGCCACATGGATTTCACGTAATCCAAGGGCCAGTGATGAAATAACCATAGGATCTAAATGGGGTTACACCTATACTGCGGATTGGCAGATTACTGCTGCCGTCCATGAACAGAAGGACCTAAGCTTAGCTCAGCTCCAACGACAATGGAATGAAACTAAAACGTTGCTTGGTTCTAATTTAGATTTATACCAAATTCATTCTGCAACCCTAATGAGTGGAGTCCTTGGAGATGTCACTGTGCGTGAGATGTTATTTGACCTTCGCAATGAGAATGGCGTGGCTATTGGCCTCTCATTAACTGGCCCAGACCAGGTGAGTACTTTAGAGTACGCACTCAGCATAGAAGTAGGAGGCGAACCTCTTTTTGATACGGTCCAAGCGACTTGGAATATCCTGGAATCATCAGTGGGAAATGTTCTAGCTGAAGCCCATAAGTCGGGTGTGGTGGTGATAGTGAAAGAAGCTCTAGCAAACGGCCGTCTTACTGGTCGAGGTAGTAAACACTTACCTCATGAGTCACTAGAAACATTGAGGCGTGCAGCAGTAACCACTAACACCACTATCTCTAAGCTTGCTCTAGCAGTTGTTTTGGCACAACCTTGGGTAGACGTTGTTCTTTTGGGAGCTATTACCGTGGATCAGCTTGAAGATAATCTTGGCGCCACGGAAATTGTGCTTGACGATTTTACTCTCAATGACCTCAGATCAATCGCTGAACAAGCTGAAGTTTACTGGGACAAGAGATCTAAACTTCCATGGACTTAA